A window of the Diabrotica undecimpunctata isolate CICGRU chromosome 1, icDiaUnde3, whole genome shotgun sequence genome harbors these coding sequences:
- the LOC140432676 gene encoding transcription factor E2F1-like — MPRTIRTSESPRGAYRSIPMSSTPDMTIIKSETTPSPHLLDHGYGATPINQIMSSVVPSQAPAVKRKLNLESLHYAPPSVVHIDNAFKAPQPKKPRKQIPAKKYTRYDTSLSLLTKKFSDLLERSPNGVVDLNKASLELKVQKRRIYDITNVLEGIGILEKKSKNNIQWKGSHGQNSQCVEFKKQLQNLDNFENYLDQMIESASNELSKLTHDRYGYVTYQDLRSIDSFRNKTVMAIKAPPSTKLSVPAGQGEKYTIKMSSDSGEIDVYLCPESPPVKPKPEKVPCMDMLLRDISPVGLFDLSTPPVPQLDSPTPISSRLCRSLTFKDPFDPGPSTSGTQQNLLNHLQPHHNHPHPHNHQLVSSHDSPSPLVKSENNMVKREVFLHDDVEGLSPMVGRFNFNSTQTEHSSNLGIMDPVLSSELVLLEPLMQPEYNFSLDATEGLADLFDYDFLS; from the exons ATGCCTCGTACAATCAGGACTAGCGAGAGCCCCCGTGGGGCCTACAGGTCTATTCCGATGAGTTCCACTCCCGACATGACCATCATCAAGTCGGAAACGACGCCCAGTCCCCATCTACTGGATCATGGATATGGGGCCACTCCCATCAACCAGATCATGTCGTCAGTGGTACCATCACAAGCACCGGCTGTAAAAAG GAAACTTAATCTAGAATCCTTGCACTACGCTCCACCGTCAGTGGTGCACATAGATAATGCATTCAAGGCTCCGCAACCTAAGAAACCTAGGAAACAAATACCTGCGAAAAAATACACGAGGTACGATACGTCGTTAAGTTTATTGACCAAGAAGTTTTCCGATCTGTTGGAAAGGAGTCCAAATGGTGTTGTAGATTTAAATAAAGCATCTTTAGAATTGAAG GTACAAAAAAGGCGAATATACGACATCACGAACGTGCTGGAAGGAATAGGTATTTtagaaaagaaatcaaaaaacaaCATTCAGTGGAAGGGATCACATGGACAGAATAGTCAGTGCGTAGAATTTAAGAAGCAACTGCAGAATTTAGACAATTTCGAAAATTATTTAGATCAGATGATAGAGTCGGCGTCGAACGAATTAAGCAAATTGACACATGACAG GTACGGTTACGTGACTTACCAAGACCTTCGCTCCATCGACTCGTTCCGAAACAAAACAGTAATGGCGATCAAAGCGCCGCCTAGCACAAAACTTTCCGTGCCTGCCGGGCAAGGCGAGAAATATACCATTAAGATGAGCAGCGATTCGGGAGAAATCGATGTTTACCTATGTCCCGAGTCTCCGCCAGTTAAACCGAAACCTGAGAAAGTGCCATGTATGGATATGTTGTTAAGGGATATCAGTCCTGTAGGTCTCTTTGATCTGTCTACTCCGCCAGTGCCTCAGTTGGACAGTCCAACGCCTATTTCTTCACGG TTATGCAGAAGCTTAACCTTCAAGGATCCATTCGATCCCGGTCCAAGTACATCGGGTACGCAACAGAACCTCCTGAACCACCTCCAGCCACATCATAACCATCCACATCCACACAACCACCAATTGGTGTCGTCCCATGATTCTCCGAGCCCATTGGTGAAGAGCGAGAATAATATGGTGAAGAGGGAAGTGTTCTTACACGATGACGTGGAGGGGCTGAGCCCTATGGTTGGACGATTTAACTTTAATAGTACACAGACTGAACATAGTAGTAACTTAG